Proteins co-encoded in one Alcanivorax sp. genomic window:
- the clpP gene encoding ATP-dependent Clp endopeptidase proteolytic subunit ClpP yields the protein MIDLSRIQSMTPEMTELSKDPTNLGLVPVVIEQTARGERSFDIYSRLLKERVIFMIGQVEDHMANLIVAQMLFLESENPDKDIHLYINSPGGSVTAGMSIYDTMQFIKPDVSTMCVGQAASMGAFLLAAGAAGKRHALPNARVMIHQPLGGFQGQASDIEIHAKEILKIKGQLNNLLAHHTGQPLERLEKDTDRDNFMGADEAQEYGIIDAVLKQRPV from the coding sequence ATGATCGACTTGAGCCGTATTCAATCCATGACCCCGGAAATGACCGAGCTGAGCAAGGACCCGACCAACCTTGGCCTGGTACCGGTGGTGATTGAGCAGACCGCCCGTGGTGAGCGTTCGTTTGATATCTATTCCCGCCTGCTCAAGGAGCGGGTGATTTTCATGATCGGCCAGGTAGAAGATCACATGGCCAACCTGATCGTGGCTCAGATGCTGTTTCTGGAGTCCGAAAACCCGGACAAGGACATCCATCTGTACATCAATAGCCCGGGCGGTTCTGTAACGGCGGGCATGTCCATCTACGACACCATGCAGTTCATCAAGCCGGATGTGTCCACCATGTGTGTAGGCCAGGCTGCCAGCATGGGCGCCTTCCTGTTGGCCGCAGGTGCGGCCGGCAAACGGCATGCACTGCCCAACGCGCGGGTGATGATTCACCAGCCGCTGGGTGGATTCCAGGGCCAGGCTTCAGATATCGAGATCCACGCCAAGGAAATCCTCAAGATCAAGGGGCAGCTGAACAACCTGCTGGCGCATCACACCGGGCAGCCGCTGGAGCGGCTGGAAAAGGACACCGATCGCGATAACTTCATGGGTGCGGATGAAGCCCAGGAATACGGCATCATTGACGCTGTATTGAAACAGCGACCGGTGTAA
- the tig gene encoding trigger factor: MQVSVETTSGLERRLTVGVPAEKVDSAVENKLQEAKKNIRLDGFRPGKVPMREVKRRFGGTVRNEVLADVMREAFIEAVEQEKLQPAGMPGFEATTNEAGKDLEFVATFEVYPEVELKAFDGVAVEKPVADVSDEDVDTMIETLRQQRAQFEEVDRAAEEGDRVNIDYKGLKGDEAFEGGTAEGQNLELGSGQMIPGFEDGIVGMKAGEEKDINVTFPEEYHSEDLKGQAVVFQIKVNKVEGKQLPEVDAEFMKGFGVEDGDEAKFKAEVRKNMERELKNAVTGKVKEQVMEGLAELHEFDLPAALVSQEVQRMRQQMVQQFGGGQQFDASILPDDLFTEQAQRSVRLGLIIRAILDQNELKADADKVKARVEEIAEQYEKPEEVVNWVYGNPQQLQQIEGAVLEEQVVDLVLDSAKVEEKTMSYQDAVKPREQAEA, translated from the coding sequence ATGCAGGTTTCTGTTGAAACGACTTCAGGTCTTGAGCGCCGTCTGACGGTGGGTGTTCCGGCGGAGAAGGTGGACTCTGCAGTAGAAAATAAACTGCAGGAAGCCAAAAAGAATATCCGTCTGGACGGTTTCCGCCCGGGTAAAGTGCCCATGCGCGAAGTGAAGCGTCGCTTCGGCGGTACTGTGCGTAACGAGGTGCTGGCCGATGTCATGCGTGAAGCCTTCATCGAAGCCGTTGAGCAGGAAAAGCTGCAACCGGCCGGTATGCCTGGCTTTGAAGCGACCACCAATGAAGCAGGCAAGGATCTGGAATTCGTTGCCACCTTTGAAGTTTACCCGGAAGTCGAACTGAAAGCGTTCGATGGTGTGGCGGTAGAAAAGCCGGTGGCTGACGTGTCTGATGAAGACGTGGACACCATGATCGAGACCCTGCGTCAGCAACGTGCCCAGTTCGAAGAAGTGGACCGTGCCGCTGAAGAAGGCGATCGCGTCAACATCGACTACAAGGGCCTGAAGGGCGATGAAGCCTTTGAGGGCGGTACCGCTGAAGGTCAGAACCTGGAGCTGGGTTCCGGTCAGATGATCCCGGGTTTTGAAGATGGCATCGTTGGCATGAAGGCCGGCGAAGAGAAAGACATCAACGTGACCTTCCCGGAAGAATACCACTCTGAAGACCTGAAAGGTCAGGCGGTGGTGTTCCAGATCAAGGTGAACAAGGTGGAAGGCAAGCAGCTGCCGGAAGTGGACGCGGAGTTCATGAAAGGTTTTGGCGTTGAAGATGGCGATGAAGCCAAATTCAAGGCTGAAGTGCGCAAGAACATGGAGCGCGAGCTGAAGAATGCTGTGACCGGCAAGGTAAAAGAGCAGGTCATGGAAGGACTGGCTGAACTGCACGAATTTGATCTGCCGGCAGCCCTGGTCAGCCAGGAAGTTCAGCGCATGCGTCAGCAGATGGTGCAGCAGTTTGGCGGTGGCCAGCAGTTCGATGCGTCTATTCTGCCTGACGATCTGTTCACCGAGCAGGCACAGCGTTCCGTACGCCTGGGCCTGATCATCCGTGCCATCCTGGATCAGAACGAGCTGAAAGCTGACGCTGACAAGGTGAAGGCCCGTGTTGAGGAAATCGCTGAGCAGTACGAAAAGCCGGAAGAAGTCGTGAACTGGGTGTACGGTAACCCCCAGCAGCTGCAGCAGATCGAAGGCGCGGTACTGGAAGAGCAAGTGGTCGACCTGGTGCTGGACAGCGCCAAGGTGGAAGAAAAGACCATGTCCTACCAGGACGCCGTGAAGCCCCGCGAGCAGGCTGAAGCCTGA
- the folD gene encoding bifunctional methylenetetrahydrofolate dehydrogenase/methenyltetrahydrofolate cyclohydrolase FolD, translated as MTAQILDGKALAQQFEEEMRQRVEALKAKADGRTPILATILVGADPASATYVKMKGNACRRVGMESEAIEMAESTTTEELLAKIDELNNNPDVHGILLQHPVPAQIDERACFDAISLEKDVDGVTCLGFGRMSMGEAAYGCATPKGIMRLLEHYQVEMEGKHAVVVGRSAILGKPMAMMMLEANATVTICHSRTQNLADLVKQADIVVGAVGKPEFIKADWIKDGAVVVDAGYHPEKCGDIELAPLVDRVAAYTPVPGGVGPMTINTLIFQTLQSGEKALG; from the coding sequence ATGACCGCCCAGATTCTCGATGGCAAGGCCCTGGCCCAGCAATTCGAAGAAGAGATGCGCCAACGGGTTGAGGCCCTGAAAGCCAAAGCGGATGGCCGCACCCCGATTCTGGCCACCATCCTGGTTGGGGCTGATCCTGCCTCCGCCACCTATGTAAAGATGAAGGGCAATGCCTGCCGCCGCGTGGGCATGGAATCCGAGGCCATCGAAATGGCGGAAAGCACCACCACCGAGGAGCTGCTCGCCAAGATCGACGAACTGAACAACAACCCGGATGTGCATGGCATCCTGCTGCAGCACCCGGTACCCGCCCAGATTGACGAGCGCGCCTGTTTTGACGCCATCAGCCTGGAAAAGGATGTGGACGGCGTGACCTGCCTGGGCTTCGGGCGCATGAGCATGGGCGAAGCCGCCTATGGCTGCGCCACCCCCAAGGGCATCATGCGCCTGCTGGAGCACTATCAGGTAGAAATGGAAGGCAAGCACGCCGTCGTGGTCGGCCGTAGTGCCATCCTCGGCAAGCCCATGGCGATGATGATGCTGGAAGCCAACGCCACCGTGACCATCTGCCACAGCCGCACCCAGAACCTGGCCGACCTGGTGAAACAGGCGGATATCGTTGTCGGAGCCGTAGGTAAACCGGAATTCATCAAGGCTGACTGGATCAAGGACGGTGCAGTGGTCGTGGATGCCGGCTACCACCCGGAAAAATGCGGCGACATCGAGCTGGCCCCGCTGGTTGACCGCGTAGCCGCCTACACCCCGGTCCCCGGCGGTGTCGGCCCCATGACCATCAACACCCTGATCTTCCAGACCCTGCAGTCCGGCGAGAAAGCCCTGGGTTAA
- a CDS encoding glutamine--tRNA ligase/YqeY domain fusion protein has product MSETKAPSNFIRQIIDRDLAEGKNDGQVVTRFPPEPNGYLHIGHAKSICLNFGIAESYQGACNLRFDDTNPEKEEDEYIQSIKRDVEWLGFEWAGEIRFASSYFDQLYELAVELVQKGLAYVDLSTPEQIREMRGWAQQAGTPSEYRDQSPEKALAQFEKMRDGGFPDGGAVLRAKIDLASPNMNLRDPVLYRVRRATHHQTGDKWVIYPMYDFTHPLSDAIEGITHSLCTLEFEDHRPFYDWVVENTSVAATPRQYEFARLNLNYTVTSKRKLKQLVDEGHVEGWDDPRMPTISGLRRRGYTPASIRHFCESVGVSRADSVVDMAMLEASIRDDLNQHAPRAMCVMNPLKLVIENWEEGQEESLTAPVHPQNESMGTRQVPMTREVYIDREDFREEANKKFKRLVLGDRVRLRYGYVVRATDVVKDDSGEIVEIRCTYDPNTLGKNPENDEGQGKLRGVIHWVSASKGLPCEVRLYDRLFTVANPDKVEEGQTFLDNINPESLQVLDGCLVEPGLRGVLAETRYQFEREGYFCVDQDSSEDKLVFNQTVGLRESWPKDN; this is encoded by the coding sequence ATGAGCGAAACCAAAGCGCCCAGCAATTTTATCAGACAGATCATCGATCGCGACCTCGCAGAGGGCAAAAATGACGGTCAGGTGGTCACCCGTTTCCCGCCGGAGCCCAATGGCTACCTGCACATCGGTCACGCCAAATCCATTTGTCTGAATTTTGGTATCGCCGAGAGCTACCAGGGTGCCTGCAACCTGCGCTTTGACGACACCAACCCCGAAAAGGAAGAGGACGAGTACATCCAGTCCATCAAGCGGGACGTGGAGTGGCTCGGGTTCGAATGGGCGGGAGAGATACGTTTCGCCAGCAGTTACTTCGACCAGTTGTATGAACTGGCGGTGGAGCTGGTCCAGAAAGGCCTGGCCTATGTGGATCTGTCCACGCCGGAGCAGATCCGCGAAATGCGTGGCTGGGCTCAGCAGGCGGGCACGCCCAGCGAATACCGTGACCAGAGCCCGGAAAAGGCGCTGGCACAGTTTGAGAAGATGCGTGACGGTGGGTTCCCTGACGGCGGGGCCGTATTGAGGGCGAAGATTGATCTGGCCAGCCCGAATATGAACCTGCGTGACCCGGTGCTCTACCGGGTGCGTCGGGCTACCCACCACCAGACGGGTGACAAGTGGGTCATTTACCCTATGTATGATTTCACCCACCCGCTGTCCGATGCCATTGAGGGCATCACCCACAGCCTGTGTACCCTGGAATTCGAAGACCATCGCCCCTTTTATGACTGGGTGGTGGAGAATACCTCGGTGGCCGCCACCCCGCGCCAGTACGAATTTGCCCGACTCAATCTCAACTACACGGTCACCAGCAAGCGCAAACTGAAGCAGCTGGTGGATGAGGGCCATGTGGAGGGTTGGGATGATCCGCGCATGCCGACCATTTCCGGCCTGCGCCGGCGTGGCTATACGCCGGCGTCCATTCGCCATTTCTGCGAGTCCGTGGGCGTCAGCCGTGCCGATTCCGTGGTGGATATGGCCATGCTGGAAGCGTCCATCCGGGACGATCTGAACCAGCATGCCCCCCGTGCCATGTGTGTGATGAATCCGCTCAAGCTGGTCATCGAAAACTGGGAAGAGGGACAGGAAGAGTCGCTGACTGCACCGGTGCACCCGCAGAATGAAAGTATGGGCACCCGTCAGGTACCCATGACCCGTGAGGTCTATATCGACCGTGAGGACTTCCGCGAAGAGGCCAACAAGAAATTCAAGCGCCTGGTGCTGGGTGATCGGGTTCGGCTGCGTTATGGCTACGTGGTCCGGGCCACGGATGTGGTGAAGGATGACAGCGGTGAGATTGTTGAGATCCGTTGCACCTATGACCCGAACACCCTTGGCAAGAACCCGGAAAATGACGAAGGGCAGGGCAAGTTGCGCGGTGTCATTCACTGGGTCAGCGCCAGCAAGGGGCTGCCCTGTGAGGTGCGTCTCTACGATCGGCTGTTTACCGTGGCCAACCCGGACAAGGTAGAGGAAGGACAGACCTTCCTCGACAACATCAATCCCGAGTCGCTCCAGGTTCTGGATGGCTGTCTGGTGGAGCCCGGGCTGCGTGGCGTGCTGGCTGAAACCCGCTACCAGTTCGAGCGCGAAGGCTACTTCTGTGTGGACCAGGACAGCAGTGAGGACAAGCTGGTGTTCAACCAGACGGTGGGGTTGCGGGAGTCGTGGCCCAAAGACAATTAA
- a CDS encoding peptidylprolyl isomerase, producing MKVVLNTTYGKITLQLDAEKAPLTTENFVQYVKDGHFDGTIFHRVISNFMIQGGGFTEDMQQKPTRDPIQNEAGNGLSNKVGTVAMARTPDPHSASAQFFINVADNHFLDKERSQDGWGYAVFGEVAEGMDVVEKIRGVATGNAGFHQDVPVEPVLIESAELVGE from the coding sequence ATGAAAGTGGTGCTGAATACAACCTACGGCAAAATCACCCTGCAACTGGACGCAGAAAAAGCGCCTTTAACCACCGAGAACTTCGTGCAATACGTCAAGGATGGTCATTTTGACGGCACCATTTTCCATCGTGTGATCAGCAACTTCATGATCCAGGGCGGTGGTTTCACCGAAGACATGCAGCAGAAACCCACCCGTGACCCGATCCAGAACGAAGCTGGCAACGGCCTGTCCAACAAGGTGGGCACTGTCGCCATGGCGCGCACCCCGGATCCGCACTCTGCCTCTGCCCAGTTCTTCATCAACGTGGCCGACAACCACTTCCTGGACAAGGAGCGCAGCCAGGACGGTTGGGGCTATGCCGTGTTTGGTGAAGTGGCTGAAGGGATGGACGTGGTCGAGAAGATTCGTGGCGTAGCCACCGGCAACGCAGGCTTCCACCAGGACGTGCCGGTAGAGCCGGTACTGATCGAATCTGCCGAGCTGGTCGGGGAGTAA
- a CDS encoding peptidylprolyl isomerase, translating into MRLVVALFALLPCLLLANPTVRLETTAGPVTVELFEDKAPQTVANFLQYVDSGFYDGTLFHRVIKNFMIQGGGFDKDGQRKATRSPIQNEADNGLSNRRGTLAMARTGNPHSATAQFFINLVDNRNLDFTSKSQRGWGYAVFGKVTEGMNVVDNIARERTTSQRLSGMMARDVPEVPILITKAYRLGENSGEQADQ; encoded by the coding sequence ATGCGCCTTGTTGTTGCCCTCTTCGCCCTGCTCCCCTGCCTGTTGCTGGCCAACCCCACGGTTCGCCTGGAAACTACGGCCGGGCCGGTGACTGTGGAGCTGTTTGAGGACAAAGCCCCACAGACCGTTGCCAACTTTCTGCAATATGTGGACAGCGGCTTCTATGATGGCACCCTGTTCCACCGTGTGATCAAGAACTTCATGATCCAGGGCGGCGGCTTCGACAAAGACGGGCAACGCAAGGCCACCCGGTCCCCGATCCAGAATGAAGCGGACAATGGCCTGAGCAACCGTCGTGGCACCCTGGCCATGGCGCGCACCGGCAACCCGCACTCAGCAACAGCCCAGTTCTTCATCAATCTGGTGGATAACCGTAACCTGGACTTCACCAGTAAAAGCCAGCGTGGATGGGGTTATGCGGTGTTCGGCAAGGTCACCGAAGGCATGAATGTGGTGGACAACATTGCCCGCGAGCGCACCACCAGCCAGCGCCTCAGCGGCATGATGGCACGCGATGTGCCCGAAGTGCCGATCCTGATCACCAAGGCGTACCGTCTGGGTGAAAACAGCGGTGAACAGGCAGATCAGTAA
- a CDS encoding UDP-2,3-diacylglucosamine diphosphatase gives MAYSLFISDLHLDPERPEHLEALKTLLAEHAGQADALYVLGDLFEAWIGDDDDTPFNQAAIAAFRQFSDSGSKLYFMHGNRDFLLGEDFATACGGTFLEEGTVVDLYGTAAQLMHGDSLCTLDTEYQQFRAMARSPEWQQGMLSQPLEQRRMIAQGMRMQSQGKNANKAENIMDVTPEEVIKSMETAGVQHLIHGHTHRPDVHDVRLTDGTGKRWVLGDWGKLGWQIVADSERGLRLESFAIS, from the coding sequence ATGGCGTATTCCCTGTTCATTTCTGATCTGCACCTGGATCCGGAACGTCCCGAGCACCTGGAGGCGCTCAAGACGCTACTGGCTGAGCACGCCGGTCAGGCCGACGCGCTTTACGTTCTGGGTGACCTGTTCGAAGCCTGGATCGGCGACGACGATGACACCCCGTTCAACCAGGCCGCCATCGCTGCCTTCCGGCAGTTTTCCGACAGTGGCAGCAAGCTGTACTTCATGCATGGCAATCGTGACTTCCTGCTTGGTGAGGACTTTGCAACTGCCTGTGGTGGGACCTTTCTTGAAGAAGGCACGGTCGTGGATCTGTACGGTACTGCCGCCCAGCTGATGCATGGCGACAGCCTGTGCACCCTGGACACCGAGTATCAGCAATTCCGCGCCATGGCGCGCAGCCCGGAGTGGCAACAGGGAATGCTCTCGCAACCGCTGGAACAGCGCCGCATGATCGCCCAGGGCATGCGCATGCAAAGCCAGGGCAAGAACGCCAATAAAGCGGAAAACATCATGGATGTGACTCCGGAAGAAGTGATCAAATCCATGGAAACCGCTGGCGTTCAGCATCTCATCCACGGCCACACGCATCGCCCCGATGTCCACGATGTTCGCCTGACTGACGGCACCGGCAAACGCTGGGTGCTGGGGGATTGGGGCAAGCTTGGGTGGCAGATTGTGGCGGATAGTGAGCGGGGGTTGAGGCTGGAGAGCTTTGCGATCAGTTAA
- a CDS encoding tRNA-(ms[2]io[6]A)-hydroxylase: MHDITHIQQFLPCPTPQAWIDWALQHPDILLIDHAHCEKKAASTALNLMFRYVDRPDLLDALSQLAREELLHFEQVIQIMRERGVTYDHLSPARYAQGLRKHVRTTEPGRLVDTLIIGALIEARSCERFAALAPHVDEELGRYYRYLLKSESRHYEDYLRLAEQYAGESIDERVAFFKDAERELIETPDEEFRFHSGVPKQGTVNSE; the protein is encoded by the coding sequence ATGCACGACATTACCCACATTCAGCAGTTTCTTCCTTGCCCCACTCCGCAAGCCTGGATTGATTGGGCTCTGCAGCATCCGGATATCCTGCTGATTGACCACGCCCACTGCGAAAAGAAGGCGGCCAGTACCGCGCTGAACCTGATGTTCCGCTACGTGGATCGCCCCGATTTGCTGGATGCGCTGAGCCAGCTGGCCCGGGAGGAGTTACTGCATTTCGAGCAAGTCATTCAGATCATGCGCGAGCGCGGGGTGACCTATGATCATCTGTCACCGGCCCGATATGCCCAGGGGCTGAGAAAGCATGTGCGCACCACCGAGCCGGGGCGTCTGGTCGACACCTTGATCATCGGCGCCCTGATCGAAGCAAGAAGCTGCGAACGCTTCGCCGCCCTGGCGCCCCACGTGGACGAGGAGTTGGGCCGCTATTACCGCTACCTGCTAAAAAGCGAATCCCGCCACTACGAAGACTATCTGCGCCTGGCAGAGCAGTATGCTGGCGAGTCCATTGATGAGCGGGTGGCGTTCTTCAAGGACGCGGAGCGGGAACTGATCGAAACGCCGGATGAGGAATTTCGGTTTCATTCGGGCGTCCCTAAGCAGGGAACAGTTAACAGTGAATAG
- a CDS encoding lysophospholipid acyltransferase family protein: MLRLIGCLPFVANRWLATLLGHLVAAFPSQARRVSEVNLALCYPDRPEAERRKLARISLVESIKNTFEIALFWSRPQAGMERIVSIDGGDALKATVDDGHPVMILAPHLGCWEVLNFWLADHYDLHVMFAPSGLPEVDQLVKQGREHFGSTMYPTTARGVAGLVRAMRKGAMTAILPDQVPDRRSGRHADFYGHPAYTGTLACKLIQQTGARPFMAWARRLPGTAGFELRFRPADSAIADVDLDTSLSALNRSIEKLIDEGPEQYLWSYKRFRRPPAGEHAPY, translated from the coding sequence ATGCTGCGCCTGATCGGCTGCCTCCCCTTTGTCGCCAATCGCTGGCTGGCCACCCTGCTTGGTCATCTTGTCGCTGCCTTTCCTTCACAGGCACGAAGGGTATCCGAGGTCAACCTGGCGCTGTGCTATCCGGATAGACCTGAAGCGGAACGTCGCAAGTTGGCGCGTATCTCGCTGGTGGAAAGCATCAAGAATACCTTCGAAATTGCCCTGTTCTGGTCACGGCCGCAGGCTGGCATGGAACGCATCGTCAGTATAGACGGGGGCGATGCCCTGAAAGCCACCGTGGATGACGGCCACCCGGTGATGATCCTCGCCCCGCATCTGGGCTGCTGGGAAGTACTGAATTTCTGGCTGGCCGATCATTACGACCTGCATGTGATGTTCGCCCCATCAGGTCTGCCTGAAGTCGATCAGCTGGTTAAGCAGGGGCGGGAGCATTTTGGCTCTACCATGTACCCCACTACTGCACGTGGTGTTGCAGGGCTGGTACGGGCCATGCGCAAGGGAGCCATGACAGCCATTCTTCCGGACCAGGTTCCAGATCGTCGCAGTGGCCGGCATGCAGATTTTTATGGGCATCCCGCCTATACCGGCACCCTGGCCTGTAAGCTGATCCAGCAAACCGGGGCTCGTCCCTTTATGGCATGGGCTCGCCGCCTGCCGGGTACCGCCGGGTTTGAACTGCGCTTCCGCCCTGCGGATTCCGCCATTGCCGATGTCGACCTGGATACCTCCCTGTCGGCACTGAACCGCTCCATCGAAAAACTCATTGATGAGGGCCCGGAACAGTATCTGTGGAGCTACAAACGCTTCCGCCGCCCCCCCGCCGGTGAACATGCCCCCTATTGA
- a CDS encoding bifunctional aconitate hydratase 2/2-methylisocitrate dehydratase — MLEAYRKHVEERAAEGVPPKPLNEQQVADLVELLKNPPAGEEEFIQDLFVNRVPPGVDQAAYVKAAFLSAIVKGEATSPLIDKKRAVKLLGTMQGGYNVAPMIEALDDAELADVAAEELKHTLLVFDAFHDVEDKMKAGNAKAKEVIESWAEGEWFTQREDLAEKMSLTVFKVTGETNTDDLSPAQDAWSRPDIPVHANAMLKNAREGIFPEKDGEIGPLKQMEELKAKGLPVAYVGDVVGTGSSRKSATNSVLWHFGDDIPNVPNKRAGGVCIGGKIAPIFFNTMEDSGALPFECDVSKMETGDQIDVYPFAGKVEKNGEVIAEFDLRSQVLLDEVRAGGRINLIIGRGLTTKARESLGLEPSTLFRKPEQPGDTGKGYTLAQKMVGKACGMDGVRAGMYCEPKMTTVGSQDTTGPMTRDELKDLACLGFQADLVMQSFCHTAAYPKPVDVETQHTLPDFIMNRGGVSLRPGDGIIHSWLNRMLLPDTVGTGGDSHTRFPMGISFPAGSGLVAFAAATGVMPLDMPESVLVRFKGKRQPGITLRDLVHAIPMQAIKEGHLTVAKAGKVNVFNGRILEIEGLEELTVEQAFELSDASAERSAAGCTITLSEDSVTEYLKSNITMLKWMIANGYGDARTIERRISGMEEWLANPTLMRADADAEYHTVIEIDMDQIKEPVLCCPNDPDDAKTLSDVAGAKIDEVFIGSCMTNIGHFRAAGKLLQKVESGTMPTRLWIAPPTKMDQHQLTEEGYYNIFGSAGARTEMPGCSLCMGNQARIAPKSTAVSTSTRNFPNRLGQGADVYLASAELASVASILGKLPTAAEYMEYANTIDSMSSEIYRYLNFDQLPEYQEVADSVKIPVAQSV; from the coding sequence GTGCTAGAAGCCTATCGCAAACATGTTGAAGAGCGCGCCGCAGAAGGTGTGCCGCCCAAGCCGCTGAACGAGCAGCAGGTCGCTGACCTGGTAGAGCTGCTGAAGAACCCGCCGGCTGGCGAAGAAGAATTCATTCAGGACCTGTTCGTTAACCGCGTTCCGCCGGGCGTGGACCAGGCCGCTTACGTAAAAGCAGCGTTCCTGAGCGCGATTGTTAAAGGCGAAGCCACTTCTCCCCTGATCGACAAGAAGCGTGCCGTTAAGCTGCTGGGCACCATGCAGGGCGGCTACAACGTGGCTCCCATGATTGAAGCCCTGGACGATGCCGAGCTGGCCGACGTGGCCGCTGAAGAGCTCAAGCACACCCTGCTGGTCTTCGATGCATTCCACGACGTGGAAGACAAGATGAAAGCCGGCAACGCCAAGGCCAAGGAAGTCATCGAGTCCTGGGCTGAAGGTGAGTGGTTCACCCAGCGTGAAGATCTGGCCGAGAAAATGTCTCTGACCGTATTCAAGGTCACCGGCGAAACCAACACCGATGATCTGTCCCCCGCCCAGGACGCCTGGAGCCGCCCGGACATCCCGGTTCACGCCAACGCCATGCTGAAGAATGCCCGTGAAGGCATCTTCCCCGAGAAAGACGGCGAGATCGGCCCTCTGAAGCAGATGGAAGAACTGAAGGCCAAAGGTCTGCCGGTTGCCTACGTGGGTGACGTTGTCGGTACGGGTTCTTCCCGTAAGTCTGCCACCAACTCTGTTCTGTGGCACTTCGGTGACGACATTCCGAACGTACCGAACAAGCGCGCTGGCGGTGTATGTATCGGCGGCAAGATCGCCCCGATCTTCTTCAACACCATGGAAGATTCCGGCGCCCTGCCCTTCGAGTGCGACGTTTCCAAAATGGAAACCGGCGACCAAATCGACGTTTACCCGTTTGCCGGCAAGGTAGAGAAGAATGGCGAAGTGATCGCTGAATTCGATCTGCGTTCCCAGGTACTGCTGGACGAAGTACGTGCTGGTGGCCGTATCAACCTGATCATCGGTCGCGGTCTGACCACCAAGGCTCGTGAGTCTCTGGGTCTCGAGCCCAGCACCCTATTCCGCAAGCCGGAACAGCCGGGTGACACTGGCAAGGGTTACACCCTGGCCCAGAAGATGGTCGGCAAGGCCTGTGGCATGGACGGTGTGCGCGCCGGCATGTACTGCGAGCCGAAGATGACCACTGTCGGTTCCCAGGACACCACTGGCCCGATGACCCGTGACGAGCTGAAGGATCTGGCCTGTCTGGGCTTCCAGGCTGACCTGGTCATGCAGTCCTTCTGTCACACCGCGGCCTACCCCAAGCCGGTAGACGTGGAAACCCAGCACACCCTGCCCGACTTCATCATGAACCGTGGCGGTGTATCCCTGCGTCCGGGCGACGGCATCATCCACTCCTGGCTGAACCGTATGCTGCTGCCTGATACCGTCGGTACCGGTGGTGACTCCCACACCCGTTTCCCCATGGGCATCTCCTTCCCGGCCGGTTCCGGTCTGGTTGCCTTTGCTGCTGCCACCGGCGTTATGCCGCTGGATATGCCGGAATCCGTTCTGGTGCGCTTCAAGGGCAAGCGTCAGCCTGGCATCACCCTGCGTGATCTGGTACACGCCATCCCCATGCAGGCCATCAAGGAAGGTCACCTGACCGTGGCGAAAGCCGGCAAGGTAAACGTCTTCAATGGCCGCATCCTGGAGATCGAAGGTCTGGAAGAGCTGACCGTCGAGCAGGCGTTCGAGCTGTCTGACGCCTCCGCCGAGCGCTCCGCTGCCGGTTGTACCATCACCCTGTCCGAAGACAGCGTGACCGAGTACCTGAAGTCCAATATCACCATGCTCAAGTGGATGATTGCCAACGGTTACGGCGATGCCCGTACCATTGAGCGTCGTATCTCCGGCATGGAAGAGTGGCTGGCCAACCCGACGCTGATGCGTGCTGACGCCGATGCCGAGTACCACACCGTCATCGAAATCGACATGGATCAGATCAAAGAGCCGGTACTGTGTTGCCCGAACGACCCGGACGATGCCAAGACCCTGTCCGACGTGGCTGGCGCCAAGATCGACGAAGTGTTCATCGGTTCCTGTATGACCAACATTGGTCACTTCCGCGCTGCCGGCAAACTGCTGCAGAAAGTGGAAAGCGGCACCATGCCGACCCGTCTGTGGATCGCTCCGCCGACCAAGATGGATCAGCACCAGCTGACCGAAGAAGGCTACTACAACATCTTCGGCAGCGCCGGTGCGCGTACCGAGATGCCGGGCTGCTCCCTGTGCATGGGTAACCAGGCTCGCATCGCGCCGAAGTCCACTGCGGTATCCACCTCCACCCGTAACTTCCCGAACCGCCTGGGTCAGGGTGCGGATGTGTACCTGGCGTCTGCCGAGCTGGCGTCTGTGGCCTCCATCCTCGGCAAGCTGCCTACTGCAGCTGAGTACATGGAATACGCGAACACCATCGATTCCATGTCCTCCGAGATCTACCGTTACCTGAACTTCGACCAGCTGCCGGAGTACCAGGAAGTGGCAGACAGCGTGAAGATCCCGGTTGCCCAGTCTGTCTAA